The Pseudomonas pergaminensis nucleotide sequence GCACGCCAACAGCACTTGCCGGCGCCTGCATTTTATCGGCACCACGCTGGTGATCGGCATTTTGGCCTATGCCATCGGCAGAGGTTCGCTTCTCCTGTTGATCGCCTTGCCGATTGCCGGTTACAGCTTTGCCTGGATCGGCCACTTCTTCTTCGAAAAGAACCGCCCAGCGACCTTTCAACACCCGTTCTACAGCCTGTTGGGGGATTTCGTGATGTACCGCGACATGATCCTGGGCAAGGTACCCTTCTAGCCAAACGACCGTTTAAACGATGAAAGTTCATCCATCTGCCGACATAAAAATCTTTTTGTCATTTGCAGTGCTGTATCCTGCCAAGGCTTTTTGAGAGCGCGGAATCACCTGCGATTGAAAAAACAGACCTTGCGAGGAGCGACGACGATGCACGAGATACCTAATCTCCCCTTCCCAAGCCTGCACCCTACAGAGCAGCCAACACCGCAGCAGGCCAGCGACAAACAGCCTGAGGCCAAAGAAGCCAAACCAGTCGACAGCGAAAGCCAGGACTGACGCCGTACCAGACCGTGTGGAAAGCGCAACTTTGAGCGCTTTCCACACTGCCTGAATCCATCGAGACGCCCACCATGACCGATACCCTCCCCGACAACCCGGACGCTGCCGTACTCGACGCTACCCTGCAGATGGTCGAGGTGTGGAACCGCCTTGGCCCAGACAAACAAGCCGCTCTGCTCAAGCGCTTCGGCACCCAGGAAAATGCCTTGGCCGCCCTGGTGACCACCCGGTTGCTCGCCCCCACACAGCC carries:
- a CDS encoding DUF962 domain-containing protein — its product is MENVKRFNSFAEFYPYYLAEHANSTCRRLHFIGTTLVIGILAYAIGRGSLLLLIALPIAGYSFAWIGHFFFEKNRPATFQHPFYSLLGDFVMYRDMILGKVPF